One region of Populus trichocarpa isolate Nisqually-1 chromosome 4, P.trichocarpa_v4.1, whole genome shotgun sequence genomic DNA includes:
- the LOC7469993 gene encoding uncharacterized protein LOC7469993 isoform X1 — protein METQKSQPAKQQSPAALDPAITSCRRKKKDDATFLEDLKDHIDEFIHASMDEHKDCFTKTIKKCNRRVCALVADLRLGFYFQMFGMSKIVAERSGDAKEVESSLPLQTTVAK, from the exons ATGGAAACACAAAAAAGTCAACCAGCAAAACAGCAGTCACCTGCAGCCCTGGATCCGGCCATCACTTCATGccgaaggaagaagaaggatgaTGCCACTTTTTTGGAGGATCTGAAGGATCACATCGATGAGTTCATTCATGCATCTATGGATGAGCACAAGGATTGTTTTACGAAGACTATCAAGAAG TGTAATCGGAGAGTGTGTGCATTGGTTGCTGACCTAAGACTTGGGTTTTATTTTCAGATGTTTGGAATGTCAAAGATTGTTGCAGAGAGGAGTGGTGATGCTAAGGAAGTCGAAAGTTCTTTGCCTCTCCAAACTACAGTGGCAAAGTAG
- the LOC7469993 gene encoding uncharacterized protein LOC7469993 isoform X2 translates to METQKSQPAKQQSPAALDPAITSCRRKKKDDATFLEDLKDHIDEFIHASMDEHKDCFTKTIKKMFGMSKIVAERSGDAKEVESSLPLQTTVAK, encoded by the exons ATGGAAACACAAAAAAGTCAACCAGCAAAACAGCAGTCACCTGCAGCCCTGGATCCGGCCATCACTTCATGccgaaggaagaagaaggatgaTGCCACTTTTTTGGAGGATCTGAAGGATCACATCGATGAGTTCATTCATGCATCTATGGATGAGCACAAGGATTGTTTTACGAAGACTATCAAGAAG ATGTTTGGAATGTCAAAGATTGTTGCAGAGAGGAGTGGTGATGCTAAGGAAGTCGAAAGTTCTTTGCCTCTCCAAACTACAGTGGCAAAGTAG
- the LOC7461223 gene encoding 3-ketoacyl-CoA synthase 4 — MNNPPETESTTTNGVQIRQSRRLPDFLQSVNLKYVKLGYHYLITHLLTLCFVPLIAFVIFQASQLNPNDIHQLWLHLQYNLVSVIICSVFLVFGATVYIVTRPRSVYLVDYACYKPPAKLQVKYEQFMEHSKLTGDFDDSSLEFQRRILERSGLGEETYAPEAMHYIPPRPSMAAAREEAEQVMFGALDVLFANTNIKPKDIGVLVVNCSLFNPTPSLSAMIVNKYKLRGNIRTFNLGGMGCSAGVIAVDLAKDMLQIHRNTCAVVVSTENITQNWYFGNKKSMLIPNCLFRVGGSAVLLSNKAKDRRRAKYKLVHVVRTHKGADDKAFKCVYQEQDDAGKTGVSLSKDLMAIAGGALKTNITTLGPLVLPISEQLLFFSTLVAKKLFNAKVKPYIPDFKLAFDHFCIHAGGRAVIDELEKNLQLLPIHVEASRMTLHRFGNTSSSSIWYELAYTEAKGRVRRGNRVWQIAFGSGFKCNSAVWEALRYVKPSTSNPWEDCIDKYPVQIVM, encoded by the coding sequence ATGAACAACCCCCCTGAAACCGAATCCACCACCACCAATGGAGTCCAGATCCGACAATCACGAAGATTGCCTGATTTCTTGCAAAGTGTGAATCTTAAGTATGTCAAGTTGGGTTATCATTATTTGATAACTCATTTGTTGACTCTGTGTTTTGTCCCTTTAAtagcttttgttatttttcaagctTCTCAATTGAACCCAAATGACATTCACCAGCTTTGGCTTCACCTTCAATATAATCTTGTAAGTGTCATTATTTGTTCTGTTTTTCTTGTCTTTGGAGCCACGGTTTATATCGTGACCAGGCCCAGATCCGTTTATCTTGTTGATTATGCTTGTTATAAGCCTCCAGCAAAGTTGCAAGTCAAATATGAACAATTCATGGAGCATTCAAAGCTGACTGGTGATTTTGACGATTCTTCATTGGAATTTCAAAGGAGGATCTTGGAAAGATCAGGCCTTGGTGAAGAAACTTATGCTCCTGAAGCTATGCATTATATTCCACCAAGACCATCAATGGCAGCAGCAAGAGAAGAGGCAGAGCAGGTGATGTTTGGTGCACTGGATGTTTTATTTGCAAACACTAATATCAAGCCTAAAGATATTGGTGTTCTTGTTGTAAATTGTAGTTTGTTTAATCCTACACCATCACTCTCTGCAATGATTGTTAACAAGTATAAATTGAGAGGGAATATTAGGACCTTTAATCTTGGGGGTATGGGGTGTAGTGCTGGGGTTATTGCTGTTGACCTTGCTAAAGATATGTTGCAAATCCATAGGAATACTTGTGCTGTTGTTGTGAGTACTGAGAACATTACACAGAATTGGTATTTTGGGAACAAGAAGTCAATGCTGATACCTAATTGCTTGTTTAGAGTCGGGGGTTCTGCTGTTTTATTGTCGAATAAAGCTAAAGACAGGAGAAGAGCAAAGTATAAGCTTGTTCATGTGGTTAGAACCCATAAAGGAGCTGATGATAAGGCGTTCAAGTGTGTTTATCAGGAGCAGGATGATGCTGGGAAAACAGGGGTTTCTTTGTCAAAAGATCTCATGGCAATTGCTGGTGGTGCACTTAAGACTAATATTACAACCTTGGGTCCTTTGGTTCTTCCGATTAGTGAGCAACTTTTGTTCTTCTCAACTTTAGTTGCTAAGAAATTGTTCAATGCAAAAGTGAAGCCGTATATCCCAGATTTTAAGCTTGCCTTCGATCATTTCTGTATTCATGCTGGAGGGAGAGCCGTGATTGATGAGCTTGAGAAGAATCTGCAGCTTTTGCCTATTCACGTTGAAGCTTCCAGGATGACTCTGCATCGGTTTGGCAACACTTCATCAAGCTCAATTTGGTACGAGTTGGCTTACACCGAGGCAAAGGGAAGAGTGCGGAGGGGGAACCGGGTGTGGCAGATTGCTTTTGGCAGTGGTTTCAAGTGCAACAGTGCAGTTTGGGAGGCTCTGAGGTATGTTAAGCCATCTACTAGTAATCCATGGGAGGATTGCATTGACAAGTATCCAGTGCAGATAGTCATGTAG